In the genome of Humidesulfovibrio mexicanus, one region contains:
- a CDS encoding adenylyl-sulfate kinase has product MSASADSPGWALWFTGLPGCGKSTIARAVCEELSRRGVEPALLMMDERRRAYFPQPAYTAEERAKAYELFAREAADLVVQGRGVILDATAYRLAMRQEARAVIPRMAEVLVRCPLPEAMRREAVRSSQQSIGGHRGAYVMPGMYQKALMRKRTGQPVPGLGQVVGVDVPYEENPEAECVLDALRPVEENARAVLEFLDAWLPGLPPEKGDAA; this is encoded by the coding sequence ATGAGCGCCTCGGCCGACTCCCCCGGCTGGGCGCTCTGGTTCACCGGGCTGCCCGGCTGCGGCAAGAGCACCATCGCCCGCGCGGTGTGCGAGGAACTGTCCCGGCGCGGGGTGGAGCCCGCGTTGTTGATGATGGACGAGCGCCGCCGGGCCTACTTCCCGCAGCCCGCCTACACGGCGGAGGAACGCGCCAAGGCGTATGAGCTCTTCGCCCGCGAGGCCGCGGACCTGGTGGTCCAGGGGCGGGGCGTCATTTTGGACGCCACGGCCTACAGGCTGGCCATGCGCCAGGAGGCGCGCGCCGTCATTCCGCGCATGGCCGAGGTGCTGGTGCGCTGCCCCCTGCCCGAGGCCATGCGCCGCGAGGCCGTGCGCTCCAGCCAGCAGTCCATCGGCGGCCACCGGGGAGCCTACGTCATGCCCGGCATGTACCAGAAGGCGCTCATGCGCAAGCGCACCGGCCAGCCCGTGCCCGGCCTGGGCCAGGTGGTGGGCGTGGACGTGCCCTACGAGGAGAACCCGGAGGCCGAGTGCGTGCTGGACGCCCTGCGCCCGGTGGAGGAAAACGCCCGCGCCGTGCTGGAGTTCCTGGACGCCTGGCTGCCTGGCCTGCCGCCGGAGAAGGGCGACGCCGCGTGA
- a CDS encoding phosphotransferase family protein, with product MIDLTPERVAEYLRRAFGPGAELDDLGAIGTLDKQGIKRFGYGKPLLVRFRVDGEPREGVLSVMRGDKYGHQFYWDRAAILMFQFETSARLPRHVRPMALGYVDAHSRLVPVAEPCEFFIMNEKLRGYDYFLDLERISGGDYRPADRDMARALARWLAEIHAVKKDDADLYYRHVRNLLGASECIMGLVDEAFPHPCPFLADEDFARLEKRLIDWRWKLRGFSHRLSVVHGDVHPWNILVDPPDAPQRDFRVLDRSRGEWGEPASDLASLAANYLLFGLRMNPEAAQPGALFQGPFAELWNILFEEYLAASGDQGVLAAIAPFFVFRGLVIVSPEWYPDHPEAVRRALVRFILRVLEDEAFDWRTPGRYLEPCDGGQA from the coding sequence ATGATCGACCTGACGCCGGAACGTGTGGCCGAGTACCTGCGCCGGGCCTTCGGGCCCGGCGCCGAGCTCGACGACCTCGGGGCCATCGGCACTCTGGACAAGCAGGGCATCAAGCGCTTCGGCTACGGCAAGCCGCTCTTGGTGCGCTTCCGCGTGGACGGGGAGCCGCGAGAGGGCGTGCTCTCCGTCATGCGCGGCGACAAGTACGGCCACCAGTTCTACTGGGATCGCGCCGCCATCCTCATGTTTCAGTTCGAGACCAGCGCGCGCCTGCCGCGCCACGTGCGACCCATGGCCCTCGGTTACGTGGACGCCCACAGCCGCCTTGTTCCCGTGGCCGAGCCGTGCGAGTTTTTCATCATGAACGAGAAGCTCCGGGGCTATGACTATTTTCTGGACCTGGAGCGCATCAGCGGCGGGGACTACCGCCCGGCCGACCGCGACATGGCGCGCGCCCTCGCCCGCTGGCTGGCGGAGATCCACGCCGTGAAGAAGGACGACGCGGACCTCTATTATCGCCATGTGCGCAACCTGCTGGGCGCCAGCGAGTGCATCATGGGACTGGTGGACGAGGCGTTTCCGCACCCCTGCCCCTTTCTGGCCGACGAGGACTTCGCGCGGCTTGAGAAGCGCCTCATCGACTGGCGCTGGAAGCTGCGGGGCTTCTCCCACCGCCTAAGCGTGGTCCATGGCGACGTGCACCCCTGGAACATCCTGGTGGATCCTCCGGACGCGCCGCAACGGGATTTCCGCGTGCTGGACCGCAGCCGGGGCGAGTGGGGCGAACCCGCCAGCGATCTGGCCTCGCTGGCCGCCAACTACCTGCTTTTCGGCCTGCGCATGAACCCGGAGGCCGCACAGCCTGGAGCGCTGTTCCAGGGGCCGTTTGCGGAGCTTTGGAACATTCTGTTCGAAGAGTACCTCGCCGCCAGCGGCGACCAGGGCGTGCTCGCGGCCATTGCGCCCTTCTTCGTGTTCCGGGGGTTGGTCATCGTCTCGCCGGAGTGGTACCCCGACCATCCGGAAGCCGTGCGCCGCGCGCTGGTGCGCTTCATCCTCCGCGTGCTGGAGGACGAGGCCTTCGACTGGCGCACCCCGGGCCGCTACCTTGAGCCCTGCGACGGAGGCCAGGCATGA
- a CDS encoding carbohydrate kinase family protein codes for MQLYVSGSVALDRIMNFPGKFSDHILPDKIHILNVCFLVDGLCEFFGGTAGNIAYNLALLGEKPLILGCAGRDFAPYAERLRGLGLPLDGIRSVESQFTAGAYITTDQADNQITGFNPGAMREPCGYRFPDRHDGSVMGIVSPGNVQDMVELPAYFKKAGIPYIFDPGQQITALTGEQMAQAIEGSFALCTNDYELELVIKATGLSRAELLKRTGALVTTLGEEGSLIAQGAQETRVPVVKVDKALDPTGAGDAYRAGLLKGLCLGEPLAKAAELGSVCAAFCVASKGTQEHRFSMEDFNASLSAHFGRSI; via the coding sequence ATGCAGCTTTATGTTTCCGGCTCCGTGGCCTTGGACCGCATTATGAACTTTCCCGGCAAGTTTTCCGACCACATCCTGCCGGACAAGATCCACATCTTGAATGTCTGCTTTCTGGTGGACGGTTTGTGCGAGTTTTTCGGCGGCACAGCGGGCAACATCGCCTACAACCTGGCCCTGCTGGGCGAAAAGCCGCTGATTCTCGGCTGCGCCGGGCGCGACTTCGCCCCCTATGCCGAGCGCCTGCGCGGCCTTGGCCTGCCGCTGGACGGCATCCGCAGCGTGGAGAGCCAGTTCACGGCCGGGGCCTACATCACCACGGACCAGGCCGACAACCAGATCACCGGCTTCAACCCCGGCGCCATGCGCGAGCCCTGCGGCTACAGATTCCCGGACCGGCACGACGGCTCCGTCATGGGCATCGTTTCGCCGGGCAACGTGCAGGACATGGTGGAACTGCCCGCCTACTTCAAGAAGGCGGGAATCCCCTACATCTTCGACCCCGGCCAGCAGATCACCGCGCTTACCGGCGAGCAGATGGCCCAGGCCATCGAGGGCTCCTTTGCCCTGTGCACCAACGACTACGAGCTCGAACTGGTTATCAAGGCCACTGGCCTTTCGCGCGCGGAACTGCTCAAGCGCACCGGCGCGCTGGTCACCACCCTGGGCGAGGAAGGCTCGCTCATCGCCCAAGGCGCGCAGGAGACCCGCGTGCCCGTGGTCAAGGTGGACAAGGCGCTTGACCCCACCGGCGCGGGCGACGCTTACCGCGCAGGGCTTCTGAAGGGCCTGTGCCTGGGCGAACCCCTGGCCAAGGCGGCGGAGCTGGGCAGCGTGTGCGCGGCCTTCTGCGTGGCCAGCAAGGGCACCCAGGAGCACCGGTTCAGCATGGAGGACTTCAACGCGAGCTTGAGCGCCCATTTCGGGCGCAGCATCTAG
- the cutA gene encoding divalent-cation tolerance protein CutA, translating into MAAFLVYVTAPSLAEAERLARLAVTERLAACANILPGMRSFYWWQGALESAEEAVLVLKTTGELVAPLTEALKRAHSYDCPCVAALPITGGNPDFLRWIEAETAPRPS; encoded by the coding sequence GTGGCCGCGTTCCTGGTCTACGTCACCGCGCCCAGTTTGGCCGAGGCCGAGCGCCTGGCCCGTCTCGCGGTTACGGAGCGCCTGGCGGCCTGCGCCAACATCTTGCCGGGGATGCGTTCGTTCTACTGGTGGCAAGGCGCCCTTGAAAGCGCCGAAGAGGCCGTGCTCGTCCTCAAGACCACCGGAGAGCTGGTGGCGCCCCTTACCGAGGCGCTGAAGCGCGCCCACAGCTATGATTGCCCCTGCGTGGCCGCTCTGCCCATAACCGGCGGCAACCCGGATTTTCTGCGCTGGATCGAGGCCGAGACAGCGCCCCGGCCGTCCTGA
- the nth gene encoding endonuclease III, with the protein MPAQTAAPATGAQRTRAQEVFAILAARYPSPAPALDYADAWGLLVATVLAAQCTDARVNQVTPTLFARWPRIADLADADVTDIEDVVRSTGFFRNKAKNLKAAAARVMAVYGGEVPRSMAELITLPGVARKTANIVLSNAFGINEGIAVDTHVTRLAFRLGFTQSDAPKIIERDLMPLFDRSQWADINHYLVFFGREVCDARKPKCAPENGPPCPLAHLCPRKGLK; encoded by the coding sequence ATGCCCGCCCAGACCGCCGCGCCAGCGACAGGCGCGCAGCGCACGCGCGCCCAGGAGGTGTTCGCCATCCTGGCCGCGCGCTACCCCTCCCCGGCCCCGGCCCTGGACTACGCCGACGCCTGGGGCCTGCTGGTGGCCACAGTGCTGGCGGCGCAATGCACCGACGCCCGCGTGAACCAGGTGACGCCGACGCTCTTTGCCCGCTGGCCGCGCATCGCCGACCTTGCCGACGCCGACGTGACGGACATAGAAGACGTGGTGCGCTCCACGGGCTTCTTCCGCAACAAGGCCAAGAACCTCAAGGCGGCGGCGGCGCGCGTCATGGCGGTGTACGGCGGCGAGGTGCCCCGCAGCATGGCCGAGCTCATCACCCTGCCCGGCGTGGCCAGAAAGACCGCCAACATCGTGCTCTCGAACGCCTTCGGCATCAACGAGGGCATCGCCGTGGACACCCACGTCACCCGCCTCGCCTTCCGCCTGGGCTTCACCCAAAGCGACGCCCCCAAGATCATCGAGCGCGACCTGATGCCGCTGTTCGACCGCTCCCAGTGGGCGGACATCAACCACTATCTGGTGTTCTTCGGCCGCGAGGTGTGCGACGCCCGCAAGCCGAAGTGCGCCCCGGAGAACGGCCCGCCCTGCCCGCTGGCCCACCTGTGCCCCAGAAAAGGACTCAAATGA
- the tgt gene encoding tRNA guanosine(34) transglycosylase Tgt: MTYDPATLGQFTITATDGAARRGSLVTAHGVVQTPIFMPVGTQGSVKALAPDDLDAAGAQIILGNTYHLYLRPGDDLLARKGGLHRFASWNKPILTDSGGFQVFSLKDIRKLSEDGVEFRSHHDGSKHFFSPEKVMSIQNNIGSDIMMVLDECVAYGADYDYTAKSLELTTRWARRCRQAHPRHKNGQLLFGINQGGFFKDLRERSLAQLAEIDFDGFAIGGLSVGESIPEMYDMLHHIAPLMPRDTPRYLMGVGTPLDILEGISAGVDMFDCVLPTRNARNGTLYTSQGKVNIRRAEYREDDSPLDPLCPCYACRTFSKAYLRHLYVAQELLSYRLNSLHNITFFLTLARQAREAIEQGRFAALKAHYQDVFAPAKDGGKP, from the coding sequence ATGACCTACGATCCCGCCACACTCGGCCAGTTCACCATCACCGCCACCGACGGCGCGGCCCGGCGCGGCAGCCTCGTCACCGCCCACGGCGTGGTTCAGACGCCCATCTTCATGCCCGTGGGCACCCAGGGCAGCGTGAAGGCGCTTGCCCCGGACGACCTCGACGCCGCTGGCGCGCAGATCATTTTGGGCAACACCTACCACCTGTACCTGCGCCCTGGCGACGACCTGCTGGCGCGCAAGGGCGGCCTGCACCGCTTCGCCAGCTGGAACAAGCCCATCCTGACCGACAGCGGCGGCTTCCAGGTCTTCAGCCTGAAGGACATCCGCAAGCTTTCCGAGGACGGGGTGGAGTTCCGCTCCCACCACGACGGCAGCAAGCACTTTTTCTCGCCGGAAAAGGTCATGAGCATCCAGAACAACATCGGCTCGGACATCATGATGGTGCTGGACGAGTGCGTGGCCTACGGCGCGGACTACGACTACACGGCCAAATCCCTGGAGCTGACCACCCGCTGGGCGCGGCGGTGCAGGCAGGCGCACCCCAGGCACAAGAACGGGCAGCTGCTCTTCGGCATCAACCAGGGCGGGTTCTTCAAGGATCTGCGGGAACGGAGCCTCGCGCAGCTTGCGGAAATCGACTTCGACGGCTTCGCCATCGGCGGGCTCTCGGTGGGCGAAAGCATCCCCGAGATGTACGACATGCTGCACCACATCGCGCCCCTCATGCCCCGGGACACGCCCCGCTACCTCATGGGCGTGGGCACGCCCCTGGACATCCTGGAGGGCATCAGCGCCGGGGTGGACATGTTCGACTGCGTGCTGCCCACCAGGAACGCGCGCAACGGCACGCTGTATACGTCCCAGGGCAAGGTGAACATCCGCCGGGCCGAGTACCGGGAGGACGACTCCCCGCTGGACCCCCTGTGCCCCTGCTACGCCTGCCGCACCTTCAGCAAGGCCTATTTGCGGCACCTCTACGTGGCCCAGGAGCTTTTGTCGTACCGGCTCAACTCCCTGCACAACATCACCTTCTTCCTCACCCTGGCCCGCCAGGCGCGGGAGGCCATCGAGCAAGGCCGCTTCGCCGCGCTCAAGGCCCACTACCAGGACGTGTTCGCCCCGGCCAAGGACGGCGGCAAGCCATGA
- a CDS encoding YdcF family protein, with translation MIRAALGWLFRIWGAASLLGLALCAGLMLCAGWWLPVHDAPGPADAIVIMGGDARRSAHGADLYLAGYAQAVYVARPFYDPPEPLCELGLPCPREEEVVQTVLSIKGVPRAATRLYGRELLSTVEEAEALARALPPEARTILVVTSPSHCRRALAVLRHELPGRTILMSPTPHERFEPKWWTHQASAKAVVLELAKFAQYYVGKPFRTGVSMRPDAGGRDDTVRDAAGGGGQDAPENAGKYGTDATTPRGEPARTAKPPQAGADGSRGAQSL, from the coding sequence ATGATCCGCGCGGCGCTGGGCTGGCTTTTCCGCATATGGGGCGCGGCCAGCCTGCTGGGGCTGGCCCTGTGCGCCGGGCTCATGCTCTGCGCCGGGTGGTGGCTGCCCGTGCACGATGCGCCCGGCCCCGCCGACGCCATCGTCATCATGGGCGGGGATGCGCGGCGCTCGGCCCATGGGGCGGACCTGTACCTGGCCGGATACGCCCAGGCCGTGTACGTGGCCAGGCCGTTCTACGACCCGCCGGAACCCCTGTGCGAGTTGGGCCTGCCCTGTCCCAGGGAGGAGGAGGTGGTCCAGACCGTGCTCTCCATCAAGGGCGTGCCGCGCGCGGCCACGCGCCTATACGGGCGCGAGCTTTTGAGCACCGTGGAGGAGGCCGAGGCCCTGGCGCGTGCGCTGCCGCCGGAGGCCAGGACCATCCTTGTGGTCACCTCGCCCTCGCACTGCCGCCGGGCGCTCGCCGTGCTGCGCCACGAGCTGCCCGGCCGCACCATCCTCATGAGCCCCACGCCGCACGAGCGCTTCGAGCCCAAGTGGTGGACGCACCAGGCCTCGGCCAAGGCCGTGGTGCTGGAGCTGGCCAAATTCGCGCAGTATTACGTGGGCAAGCCGTTCCGCACGGGCGTTTCCATGCGGCCGGACGCTGGCGGGAGGGATGACACAGTCCGCGATGCGGCGGGAGGCGGAGGGCAAGACGCTCCCGAAAACGCCGGGAAATACGGAACGGACGCAACAACGCCCAGGGGCGAACCCGCGCGCACTGCGAAACCGCCCCAAGCCGGGGCAGACGGGTCACGCGGGGCGCAGTCCCTCTGA
- a CDS encoding Fur family transcriptional regulator, with amino-acid sequence MRQKPDSSQRLTPHQAFTSYLQEHRLKITPQRRLILDIFLLEPGHVSSEELYAKVKRRDASIGQATVYRTLKLLAGCGLAEAVSFADGITRYEPHFGAEHHDHLICEVCGRTIEIMDPVIETRQVELAEKYGFTLARHRMDLYGLCPKCRSKAPA; translated from the coding sequence ATGCGCCAGAAACCAGACTCCTCACAACGGCTGACCCCGCACCAGGCCTTCACCTCCTATCTGCAGGAGCACAGGCTCAAAATTACCCCGCAGCGCAGGCTGATCCTGGATATCTTCCTGCTGGAGCCGGGGCACGTGTCCTCCGAGGAGCTGTACGCCAAGGTCAAACGGCGCGACGCCTCCATCGGCCAAGCCACGGTGTACCGCACTCTCAAGCTGCTGGCCGGGTGCGGCCTGGCCGAGGCCGTGAGCTTCGCCGACGGCATTACCCGCTATGAGCCGCACTTTGGCGCGGAGCACCACGACCACCTCATTTGCGAGGTGTGCGGCCGCACCATCGAGATCATGGACCCGGTCATCGAGACCAGACAGGTGGAGTTGGCCGAGAAGTACGGCTTCACCCTGGCGCGGCACAGAATGGACCTGTACGGCCTGTGCCCCAAGTGCCGCAGCAAGGCCCCGGCCTGA